A single Streptomyces sp. 2114.4 DNA region contains:
- a CDS encoding M55 family metallopeptidase has translation MRIYISADMEGITGLVDADDVQPGGRDYERGRLMMAEDVNAAVRGALAAGATDIVVNDAHGPMRNLVPATLHPEARLIRGKPKHMGMLEGLTPEHDAMICVGYHSRAGTLGVLSHSFMGHEIEDIWLDGIPVGEIGLTHATAAVLGVPMAALTGDDSACAETLAWDDSVTTVAVKSAHDRFAAKLRPAAEARQAIEEAVTAGLSATRKAPRSAATSGSSTLRVRWQSASVASALLGIPSVTSVDSRTVQTEGQLPALYRLFGVWMRVAASFTGQAPYC, from the coding sequence GTGCGGATCTACATCAGCGCGGACATGGAAGGCATCACGGGGCTCGTCGATGCCGATGACGTTCAGCCGGGCGGGCGGGATTACGAGCGCGGACGTCTGATGATGGCGGAGGACGTCAACGCGGCTGTCCGCGGTGCCCTGGCGGCGGGTGCCACCGATATCGTCGTCAACGATGCGCACGGCCCCATGCGCAATCTGGTGCCCGCGACACTGCACCCGGAGGCCCGCCTCATCCGCGGCAAGCCCAAGCACATGGGCATGCTCGAAGGCCTCACCCCCGAACATGACGCCATGATCTGCGTCGGCTACCACTCTCGAGCCGGCACACTCGGCGTGCTGAGCCACAGCTTTATGGGGCACGAGATCGAGGACATATGGCTGGACGGCATACCGGTGGGCGAGATCGGCCTGACCCACGCCACCGCAGCGGTGCTCGGTGTGCCCATGGCGGCCCTCACCGGTGACGACAGCGCCTGCGCGGAGACCTTGGCGTGGGACGATTCGGTCACCACCGTGGCCGTGAAGAGCGCACATGACCGCTTCGCCGCGAAGCTGCGCCCGGCTGCGGAAGCACGCCAGGCGATCGAGGAAGCGGTCACGGCCGGTCTCTCCGCAACGCGGAAGGCACCCCGGAGCGCCGCGACTTCGGGCTCCTCCACCCTCAGGGTCCGTTGGCAGTCGGCCTCGGTGGCTTCGGCACTTCTGGGAATCCCCTCGGTCACCTCCGTGGACAGCCGGACCGTCCAGACGGAAGGCCAACTCCCGGCCCTGTACCGCCTCTTCGGCGTATGGATGCGGGTAGCCGCCTCCTTTACCGGCCAGGCGCCGTACTGCTGA
- a CDS encoding HAD family hydrolase produces the protein MIRAVVFDVGECLVDETREYGTWADWLGVPRHTFAAMFGAVIAQGRDYREVFQEFRPGFDLYEQRDARAAAGRPEHFDESDLYADVRPALAHLRGDGLWLGIAGNQTVRAGGILRGLFTNDVDLIGTSDDWGASKPDRLFFERVADVVPFANDQILYVGDRVDNDLRPAVAAGMHTALVHRGPWATIQWNTVEARELPTFRIESLMELPEAITKFNERER, from the coding sequence ATGATTCGCGCTGTGGTCTTTGACGTCGGTGAGTGCCTGGTCGACGAGACGCGGGAGTACGGAACGTGGGCTGACTGGCTCGGCGTGCCGCGTCACACGTTCGCGGCGATGTTCGGTGCGGTCATCGCACAAGGCCGGGACTACCGCGAGGTTTTTCAGGAGTTCCGGCCCGGATTTGACCTGTACGAGCAGCGGGACGCGCGTGCCGCTGCAGGCCGGCCGGAGCACTTTGACGAGTCAGATCTGTACGCCGATGTCCGGCCCGCCCTGGCGCACTTGCGCGGCGACGGCTTGTGGCTCGGCATCGCGGGGAATCAAACCGTGCGTGCGGGCGGGATCCTCCGCGGTCTGTTCACCAACGATGTCGACCTCATCGGCACGTCGGATGACTGGGGAGCCAGCAAGCCCGATCGGCTCTTCTTCGAGCGCGTGGCCGACGTTGTCCCCTTCGCGAACGATCAGATTCTGTATGTCGGGGACCGCGTGGACAACGATCTCCGACCCGCCGTGGCCGCTGGTATGCATACCGCACTCGTTCACCGAGGCCCATGGGCCACGATCCAGTGGAACACCGTGGAGGCGCGCGAGCTGCCTACGTTCCGTATCGAGTCGCTGATGGAACTGCCGGAAGCCATCACGAAGTTCAACGAGCGAGAGCGCTGA
- a CDS encoding helix-turn-helix transcriptional regulator: MTRPAGNTKLKSARVAAGYPTQQVFAEALGVGVRQVRRWESDNPPWPHPDLQQRLMHLTGQDLENLGFIIPPGRDHPNGPQRHASTSRSASSRLSAVPSQSPVPMQPASVAADYASVTRSHRGLYWSVTPATLHPAVIAHADLGCALLPGTAGQTRRAVAAALAETWLLAGRIEFFDLREPDDAGTTLLRALQAASEAEDSLIGSAILAHTAFIPGWAGDHESATEHMVAARAYARRGPASAELWAWLDAVEAECETRCGNTRTALHLIRHAEDTLTAGSEHMTPAWMDWFDAVRLAAFKGHTQFKAGHLPQARATLLSVLDHMSATEDKQRTVIFGDLAAVEAAAGQPEEACRYACLALDQLEVTWYATGMDRVREVRRALTPHQHARCVRDLDDRLYGWTTTVSALAR; this comes from the coding sequence GTGACGCGGCCTGCAGGCAACACCAAGCTCAAGTCCGCCCGCGTGGCGGCTGGTTACCCGACCCAGCAAGTCTTCGCCGAGGCACTTGGCGTAGGCGTAAGGCAAGTCCGACGCTGGGAGTCCGACAACCCGCCATGGCCTCACCCGGACCTACAGCAGCGCCTCATGCACTTGACTGGTCAGGATTTGGAAAACCTTGGCTTCATCATTCCGCCCGGACGTGACCACCCCAACGGGCCCCAGCGTCACGCCTCCACCTCAAGAAGCGCCAGTAGTCGTCTGTCCGCCGTCCCTTCGCAGTCCCCCGTGCCCATGCAGCCCGCATCGGTGGCGGCCGACTATGCAAGCGTCACCCGGTCCCATCGCGGCCTGTACTGGTCCGTGACACCCGCCACCCTCCACCCAGCCGTTATCGCCCACGCCGACCTCGGTTGCGCGCTGCTCCCCGGAACCGCCGGTCAGACGCGCCGCGCGGTGGCGGCCGCCCTCGCTGAGACATGGCTACTCGCCGGGCGTATCGAGTTCTTCGACCTTCGAGAGCCTGATGACGCCGGCACCACCCTGCTCCGTGCCCTACAGGCCGCAAGTGAGGCCGAAGATTCCTTGATCGGATCCGCGATCCTCGCGCACACAGCCTTCATCCCCGGGTGGGCGGGAGATCATGAAAGTGCCACGGAGCACATGGTCGCTGCCCGCGCATATGCCCGACGCGGTCCTGCCTCAGCAGAGCTCTGGGCATGGCTCGACGCCGTCGAGGCCGAGTGCGAAACGCGGTGCGGGAACACACGCACCGCACTGCACCTGATCAGGCACGCCGAGGATACCCTCACGGCAGGGTCCGAGCACATGACGCCAGCATGGATGGACTGGTTCGACGCTGTCCGCCTGGCCGCGTTCAAGGGCCACACTCAGTTCAAGGCCGGCCACCTGCCTCAGGCCCGCGCAACGCTGCTCAGCGTCCTGGATCACATGTCGGCCACCGAGGACAAGCAGCGCACCGTCATCTTTGGTGACCTGGCCGCGGTCGAGGCCGCAGCCGGCCAGCCAGAGGAAGCGTGCCGATACGCGTGCCTTGCCCTCGACCAGTTGGAGGTCACCTGGTACGCGACGGGCATGGACCGGGTCAGGGAAGTACGGCGAGCGCTCACCCCGCACCAACATGCCCGGTGTGTGCGAGATCTTGACGACCGGCTATACGGCTGGACGACGACGGTCAGCGCTCTCGCTCGTTGA
- a CDS encoding DUF6415 family natural product biosynthesis protein produces MVLSVQGWRCEHDGHQAELQTNDRTITAGELEAIDLLAIEETITSALGASRGQLQVSMLVGLRAQLRGHIALLREPARKAVDRMWHGGVEWHRHITRLDSVERQAAQELSSLPLGALIEVQLMARDCQWLLDGYREGWR; encoded by the coding sequence GTGGTGCTGTCCGTGCAAGGGTGGCGATGCGAACATGACGGACATCAGGCAGAGCTGCAGACCAACGACAGGACCATTACGGCGGGTGAGCTCGAGGCAATCGACTTGCTCGCCATCGAAGAGACCATCACATCGGCATTGGGCGCGAGCCGGGGACAGCTGCAGGTGAGCATGCTCGTCGGCCTTAGGGCGCAGCTGCGTGGCCACATCGCGTTACTCCGGGAGCCTGCCCGGAAGGCGGTCGACCGGATGTGGCACGGCGGCGTCGAGTGGCATCGGCACATCACGCGGCTGGACAGTGTCGAGCGACAGGCGGCGCAGGAGTTGAGCTCACTCCCGTTGGGTGCCCTGATCGAGGTGCAACTGATGGCCCGCGATTGCCAGTGGCTCCTGGACGGCTACCGGGAGGGCTGGCGGTGA
- a CDS encoding nuclear transport factor 2 family protein: MTQQEQQEQQEQQVGQQSAGAGERYAAAVARYFEAWNATEEGARGKAVAAAFGEDATYTDPLADVVGHEGLAAAIAGAHAQFPGFVFRQLGGVDGHHDMARFGWELVSVADGSAPVAGFDVVRLGEDGRIRSVCGFLDRVPSAG, encoded by the coding sequence ATGACGCAGCAGGAGCAGCAGGAGCAGCAGGAGCAGCAGGTTGGGCAGCAGTCCGCGGGTGCGGGGGAGCGGTACGCGGCGGCGGTTGCGCGGTACTTCGAGGCGTGGAATGCGACGGAGGAGGGGGCGCGGGGCAAGGCTGTCGCGGCGGCCTTCGGGGAGGACGCCACGTATACGGACCCGTTGGCCGATGTCGTGGGGCACGAGGGGCTGGCGGCGGCCATCGCGGGGGCGCATGCGCAGTTCCCCGGGTTTGTGTTCCGGCAGTTGGGGGGCGTGGACGGGCACCATGACATGGCGCGGTTCGGGTGGGAGCTGGTCAGTGTGGCGGATGGTTCGGCGCCGGTGGCCGGGTTCGATGTGGTGCGGCTGGGGGAGGACGGGCGGATCCGGTCCGTGTGCGGGTTTCTGGACCGGGTGCCGTCGGCAGGCTGA
- a CDS encoding helix-turn-helix domain-containing protein, with product MTTAAASSPETTTGVGSLLREWRDRRRISQLELALRADSSARHISFIETGRSRPSQEMVLRLAEHLDVPVRERNALLIAAGYAPTFPETPLDDPSMAALRSGMERLLTGYEPFPALVVDGTYHVQAANRGVTLLLDGIAPALLQPPLNSMRLTMHPDGLAPRIRNYLEWRSHLLAQMERQLALMRSPRLRALYDEVIAYPLPPGGHETAAFGEHAPFALPMMLEHHNTVLSFISTIATFNTPMDVTVSELAVETLLPADPQTAAYLRETGP from the coding sequence ATGACAACTGCTGCGGCATCCTCGCCGGAGACGACCACAGGCGTGGGCTCCCTGCTGCGCGAATGGCGCGACCGGCGCCGGATCAGCCAGCTGGAACTGGCCCTGCGCGCCGACTCCTCCGCCCGCCACATCAGCTTCATCGAGACCGGCCGCTCCCGCCCCAGCCAGGAGATGGTGCTCCGCCTCGCCGAACACCTCGACGTCCCCGTACGGGAGCGCAACGCCCTGCTGATCGCAGCGGGCTACGCCCCCACCTTCCCTGAGACACCACTGGACGACCCGTCGATGGCCGCCCTGCGCTCCGGCATGGAACGCCTCCTGACCGGCTACGAGCCCTTCCCCGCCCTGGTGGTCGACGGGACCTACCACGTACAGGCGGCAAACCGCGGTGTCACCCTGCTGCTGGACGGCATCGCCCCTGCCCTCCTCCAGCCCCCGCTGAACTCCATGCGCCTGACCATGCACCCCGACGGGCTGGCCCCCCGCATCCGCAACTACCTGGAATGGCGCAGCCACCTCCTCGCCCAGATGGAACGCCAGTTGGCCCTGATGCGCTCCCCCCGCCTGCGCGCCCTCTACGACGAGGTGATCGCCTACCCCCTGCCCCCGGGCGGCCACGAAACGGCAGCCTTCGGCGAACACGCCCCCTTCGCCCTCCCCATGATGCTCGAACACCACAACACCGTGCTCTCCTTCATCTCGACCATCGCCACGTTCAACACCCCTATGGACGTGACCGTCTCCGAGCTGGCGGTGGAGACCCTTCTCCCGGCCGACCCGCAAACGGCGGCGTACCTGCGGGAGACGGGCCCATAG
- a CDS encoding 4a-hydroxytetrahydrobiopterin dehydratase, with amino-acid sequence MTAQLEPLSFKEIEDRLAELPGWSVEGGMLCRGYAFHGHFPAAAMVIHIAQIQEELGHHAELTLGYNRLAVSVNTHSIGGRITHLDFGLAHRIEAIAPGHGAR; translated from the coding sequence ATGACCGCTCAGCTGGAACCGCTCAGCTTCAAGGAGATCGAGGACCGTCTCGCGGAGCTGCCCGGCTGGTCCGTCGAGGGCGGGATGCTGTGCCGTGGCTACGCCTTCCACGGGCACTTCCCGGCTGCCGCCATGGTCATCCATATCGCGCAGATCCAGGAGGAGTTGGGTCATCACGCCGAGCTGACGCTGGGGTACAACCGACTCGCGGTCTCGGTGAACACCCACAGCATCGGCGGACGGATCACTCATCTCGACTTCGGCCTGGCCCACCGGATCGAGGCGATCGCTCCGGGGCACGGAGCCCGCTGA
- a CDS encoding YihY/virulence factor BrkB family protein, with the protein MAGSGMRRGLDRTQLDRALGAAGPRQPAALPTWAQFRTALRRTPLSVWHDDVTDWAASLTYYSVLALLPTLIVTVSLIGLADPAATEQLINQITSIAPAQSGPTVHRALVGMAHQRTAAWVVLGGALISALWSSCSYLAVFRRALHAMNRTKDDRPPWRKAPRILMTALLLMALLISSAVALLVSGPIATALGRAIGLGEAGEATWNLLKWPLLLLLATVLAMVLFRSGPPSSRGVRRAVPGGVVAVLLWLVSSAGFAAYTSYVGTFNRLYGSLAGPVVFLIWLWFSHLSLLSGAQFNVELARAGRVVRPRAGS; encoded by the coding sequence ATGGCCGGGAGCGGTATGCGCCGCGGGCTGGACCGGACGCAGCTGGACCGCGCACTCGGGGCGGCGGGGCCGAGGCAGCCGGCCGCGCTGCCGACGTGGGCCCAGTTCCGTACCGCACTGCGCCGCACACCGTTGTCGGTGTGGCACGACGATGTGACGGACTGGGCCGCGAGCCTGACCTACTACTCGGTGCTGGCACTGCTGCCGACGCTGATCGTCACGGTGTCGCTGATCGGTCTCGCCGATCCGGCGGCCACCGAGCAGCTCATCAACCAGATCACGTCGATCGCACCGGCCCAGTCGGGCCCGACCGTGCACCGTGCGCTGGTCGGCATGGCGCATCAGCGCACCGCCGCCTGGGTGGTGCTGGGCGGCGCCCTGATCAGCGCCCTGTGGTCGTCGTGCAGCTATCTGGCCGTCTTCCGCCGCGCGCTGCACGCCATGAACCGCACCAAGGACGACCGTCCGCCGTGGCGCAAGGCACCGCGGATCCTGATGACGGCGCTGCTGCTGATGGCGCTGCTGATCAGCAGCGCGGTGGCCCTGCTGGTGAGCGGGCCGATCGCGACCGCACTGGGCCGGGCCATCGGGCTGGGCGAGGCGGGCGAGGCGACCTGGAACCTGCTGAAGTGGCCGCTGCTGCTGCTTCTGGCCACGGTGCTGGCGATGGTGCTGTTCCGTTCCGGCCCGCCCAGCTCCCGCGGCGTGCGCAGGGCGGTGCCCGGCGGCGTCGTCGCCGTGCTCCTCTGGCTGGTCTCCTCCGCCGGCTTCGCGGCCTACACCTCGTACGTCGGCACCTTCAACCGGCTCTACGGTTCGCTCGCGGGGCCGGTGGTGTTCCTGATCTGGCTGTGGTTCTCCCACCTGTCACTGCTGTCCGGCGCCCAGTTCAATGTGGAACTGGCGCGCGCGGGGCGCGTGGTCCGGCCGCGCGCGGGGAGCTGA
- a CDS encoding deoxyribodipyrimidine photo-lyase: MDVAVCLFSSDLRLHDQPVLHAALRSAARVVPLFVVDTGVADAGFMVPNRAAFLAGALTDLDAGLRGCGGRLVIRTGDVVAEACRVAAETGAGEVHLAAGVSGYALRRERRLAGDLAAAGRALVVHDAVITALPPAAVLPSGPDKDHFAVFTPYFRRWQAAGLRSVLPAPRSVRVPDGARSEDLPSAADLCPGGKPSPALPEGGERAGRRRFGAWQRSGMADYQDRQDDLPGDATSRLSPYLHFGCLSPVELVHKASARPDAGAEAFVRQLAWRDFHHQVLAARPGAASADYRTRGDRWRYDDAEVTAWKEGRTGYPVVDAGMRQLLHEGWLHNRARMLVASFLTKTLYVDWRVGARHFLDWLVDGDMANNQLNWQWVAGTGTDTRPNRVLNPLAQAGRFDPRGEYVRRWVPELAGLAGAAVHQPWKLTGPERAAYDYPDPVVDLADGLARFKRARGLE, encoded by the coding sequence ATGGATGTAGCCGTTTGCCTGTTCAGCTCCGACCTCCGGCTGCACGATCAGCCGGTGCTGCATGCCGCGCTGCGCTCGGCGGCGCGGGTGGTGCCGCTGTTCGTCGTCGATACGGGGGTCGCCGACGCGGGCTTCATGGTGCCCAACCGGGCGGCGTTCCTGGCCGGCGCGCTGACGGATCTCGATGCCGGGTTGCGCGGTTGCGGCGGTCGGCTGGTCATCCGTACGGGGGATGTGGTGGCCGAGGCCTGCCGGGTGGCGGCGGAGACCGGGGCCGGCGAGGTGCATCTCGCGGCCGGGGTGAGCGGCTATGCGCTGCGCAGGGAGCGGCGGTTGGCCGGCGATCTGGCGGCGGCGGGGCGGGCGCTGGTGGTGCACGACGCCGTCATCACGGCGCTGCCGCCCGCCGCGGTGCTGCCCTCCGGTCCGGACAAGGACCACTTCGCGGTCTTCACGCCGTACTTCCGGCGCTGGCAGGCCGCGGGGCTGCGGTCGGTGCTGCCCGCGCCGCGGTCCGTACGCGTCCCGGACGGGGCGCGGTCCGAGGACCTGCCGTCGGCGGCGGACCTGTGCCCGGGCGGGAAACCGTCGCCCGCGCTGCCGGAGGGCGGCGAGCGGGCGGGGCGCCGCCGGTTCGGGGCCTGGCAGCGCTCCGGCATGGCCGACTACCAGGACCGGCAGGACGACCTGCCGGGCGATGCCACGTCACGGCTCTCGCCGTATCTGCACTTCGGCTGCCTCTCGCCGGTGGAGCTGGTGCACAAGGCGTCGGCCCGCCCGGACGCCGGTGCCGAAGCGTTCGTACGGCAGCTGGCCTGGCGGGACTTCCACCATCAGGTGCTGGCGGCCCGCCCCGGCGCGGCGAGCGCCGACTATCGCACCAGGGGCGACCGCTGGCGGTACGACGACGCCGAGGTGACGGCGTGGAAGGAGGGCCGTACCGGCTATCCGGTGGTCGATGCGGGGATGCGGCAGCTGCTGCACGAGGGGTGGCTGCACAACCGGGCGCGGATGCTGGTGGCGAGCTTTCTGACCAAGACGCTGTATGTGGACTGGCGGGTGGGCGCGCGGCACTTCCTGGACTGGCTGGTGGACGGCGATATGGCGAACAACCAGCTCAACTGGCAGTGGGTGGCCGGGACCGGCACCGACACCCGCCCCAACCGGGTGCTGAATCCGCTGGCCCAGGCCGGCCGGTTCGACCCGCGGGGCGAGTACGTACGGCGCTGGGTGCCGGAGCTGGCCGGCCTCGCGGGCGCCGCGGTGCACCAGCCGTGGAAGCTGACCGGGCCGGAGCGCGCGGCGTACGACTATCCGGATCCCGTGGTGGACCTGGCGGACGGGCTGGCGCGGTTCAAGCGGGCACGCGGGCTGGAGTAG
- a CDS encoding DUF1266 domain-containing protein, whose protein sequence is MPPTDTERRLYEATVRGDWDGQIAAIAGEDLYLAAPQQGQDPLPVYDDPAAGGKCIPVLTRGMLPPWQPQQFFDRVSLEELAQDWPNDKWRLAVNPGTPCAAYLAASPAHRAGWLQRRAQVGARPGGLLVTHFGGPLHGPVAQGLACGAPLAVHHSVPWNELGTAFLDHAADAQTLHEQWSVTDPAGWQQRLDQLLGGQFVPAETETALRARAGGRGAGAGAGTGGGAADEADTTDASRTDEAGAGSPDTAATPAVPELVTRYEERFRADGLLPPADGRVLSLVALDLAHAVALVRWGLGARLCAPQQAEQAVTQAGAKAREVYGSWEEFAAGYALGRMLAFDNGWFGPEYAQAVHLHRALTQDPASPWRGLPFA, encoded by the coding sequence ATACCGCCGACGGATACCGAGCGGCGGCTGTACGAAGCGACGGTGCGTGGTGACTGGGACGGTCAGATCGCGGCGATCGCCGGTGAGGATCTGTATCTGGCGGCACCGCAGCAGGGCCAGGACCCGCTGCCCGTCTACGACGACCCGGCGGCGGGTGGTAAGTGCATTCCCGTCCTGACCCGCGGCATGCTGCCGCCGTGGCAGCCGCAGCAGTTCTTCGACCGGGTTTCGCTGGAGGAACTGGCGCAGGACTGGCCGAACGACAAATGGCGGCTCGCGGTCAACCCCGGGACGCCGTGTGCCGCGTACCTGGCCGCCTCCCCGGCCCACCGGGCGGGCTGGCTGCAGCGGCGTGCTCAGGTCGGGGCCCGGCCCGGCGGCCTGCTCGTCACGCACTTCGGCGGTCCGCTGCACGGCCCGGTGGCACAGGGGCTGGCGTGCGGTGCGCCGCTCGCGGTGCACCACAGCGTGCCGTGGAACGAACTCGGTACGGCCTTCCTCGATCACGCCGCCGATGCACAGACGCTGCACGAACAGTGGTCGGTGACCGATCCCGCCGGTTGGCAGCAGCGCCTGGACCAGCTGCTCGGCGGACAGTTCGTACCGGCGGAGACGGAGACCGCGCTGCGGGCACGGGCCGGCGGACGCGGCGCCGGGGCCGGGGCCGGGACCGGCGGGGGCGCTGCGGACGAGGCGGACACGACGGACGCGAGCCGGACCGATGAGGCCGGGGCGGGCTCCCCGGACACCGCCGCCACGCCGGCCGTCCCCGAGCTCGTGACCAGGTACGAAGAGCGGTTCCGCGCCGACGGCCTGCTGCCGCCGGCGGACGGCCGGGTCCTGTCGCTCGTCGCGCTGGACCTCGCGCATGCCGTCGCTCTCGTCCGCTGGGGCCTGGGCGCCCGGCTGTGCGCACCGCAGCAGGCCGAACAGGCCGTAACGCAGGCCGGTGCGAAGGCCAGGGAGGTGTACGGCTCGTGGGAAGAGTTCGCCGCGGGCTATGCGCTGGGGCGGATGCTGGCGTTCGACAACGGCTGGTTCGGGCCGGAGTACGCGCAGGCCGTGCACCTGCACCGGGCCCTCACCCAGGACCCGGCCTCGCCGTGGCGCGGGCTGCCGTTCGCTTGA
- a CDS encoding trans-aconitate 2-methyltransferase has translation MSNDERPAPGHGPHDTAQIDWEVFGPLLERGAELHLPLYEQAAAWLRQLLAGTAVVADQGVDRVLDVGSGPGVVSCLLAHAFPAAEVVAVDASAALLERAHARAGRLGLGDRVRTHLAELPDGLDALGGADLIWSARTLHHVGDQRAAVAALGAHLRPGGLLAVSEGGLPPRFLPRDIGIGRPGLQSRLDAACEDWFVEMRAALPGAVDDTEDWPAFLADAGLRTPRTRSFLLDLPAPLTEDARAYLRDHLTQGLDLYGDRLDEGDRTTLARLADPDDAVGIVRRPDAFLLSAQTVHTARAQ, from the coding sequence ATGAGCAACGACGAACGGCCCGCACCCGGGCACGGCCCCCACGACACGGCGCAGATCGACTGGGAGGTGTTCGGCCCGCTCCTCGAACGGGGCGCCGAGCTGCACCTGCCGCTCTACGAGCAGGCCGCCGCCTGGCTGCGGCAGCTCCTCGCCGGGACGGCCGTGGTCGCCGACCAGGGGGTGGACCGGGTGCTCGACGTCGGCAGCGGGCCGGGCGTCGTCAGCTGTCTGCTGGCGCATGCCTTCCCCGCCGCCGAAGTGGTCGCCGTGGACGCGAGCGCGGCACTTCTGGAGCGGGCACACGCCCGGGCCGGGCGCCTCGGCCTCGGCGACCGGGTCCGCACCCATCTCGCCGAACTCCCGGACGGGCTCGACGCCCTCGGTGGCGCCGACCTCATCTGGTCCGCCAGGACCCTGCACCACGTCGGTGACCAGCGTGCCGCGGTCGCCGCCCTCGGTGCTCATCTGCGGCCCGGCGGGCTGCTCGCGGTCTCCGAGGGCGGCCTCCCCCCGCGCTTCCTGCCGCGCGACATCGGCATCGGGCGCCCGGGGCTGCAGTCCCGGCTCGACGCGGCCTGCGAGGATTGGTTCGTGGAGATGCGCGCGGCGCTGCCCGGCGCCGTCGACGACACCGAGGACTGGCCCGCCTTCCTCGCCGACGCCGGCCTGCGCACCCCGCGCACCCGCAGTTTCCTGCTGGACCTGCCGGCCCCACTGACCGAGGATGCGCGCGCCTACCTCCGGGACCACCTGACCCAGGGGCTCGACCTGTACGGCGACCGCCTGGACGAGGGCGACCGCACCACCCTCGCCCGTCTCGCCGACCCCGATG